In Aliamphritea ceti, a single window of DNA contains:
- a CDS encoding type IV secretory system conjugative DNA transfer family protein, whose protein sequence is MARNPNGSLPNRNTLYLGRSGAGKSQALKQNADIPRQGARVVLYDPNEDHRAHRYSTKAAFGHAVLRALRSGKGFRIAYTGGSGEADHEWFCQFVFSILDGKHLTYVIDEELGGSSQRSGSAAFHHGVLLNQGRKFGMRYHGVIQFAQEVPKTVYRNCEVIYVGRLDLAAAKLLSQEIGVPADQIASQQKLQFWVNDSGEGFEARQIQLKYKKAA, encoded by the coding sequence ATGGCTCGGAACCCCAACGGCTCACTACCTAACCGAAATACGCTCTACCTCGGTCGATCTGGGGCTGGTAAGTCTCAGGCCTTGAAGCAAAACGCTGATATTCCGCGCCAAGGGGCGCGGGTTGTTCTCTACGATCCCAACGAAGACCACCGGGCGCATCGTTATAGCACCAAAGCAGCATTTGGTCATGCGGTGTTACGTGCCTTGCGCTCTGGTAAGGGTTTTAGAATTGCCTATACAGGTGGCAGCGGTGAGGCTGATCATGAATGGTTCTGTCAGTTCGTGTTCTCAATTCTGGATGGAAAGCACCTCACTTATGTAATTGATGAAGAGTTGGGTGGCAGTAGTCAGAGAAGTGGCTCAGCGGCGTTTCATCATGGCGTATTGCTGAACCAAGGGCGTAAGTTCGGTATGCGTTACCACGGTGTCATTCAGTTTGCGCAGGAGGTGCCAAAAACGGTGTACCGCAACTGTGAAGTGATCTATGTCGGGCGGCTTGATTTGGCGGCCGCTAAGCTGCTATCGCAGGAAATCGGGGTTCCTGCTGATCAGATCGCCAGTCAGCAGAAGTTACAGTTCTGGGTAAATGACTCGGGTGAAGGCTTTGAAGCCAGACAAATTCAACTGAAATATAAGAAAGCAGCGTAA
- a CDS encoding ABC transporter permease subunit yields the protein MLVIALLVLTGNIAVSVLAFQGLIGFSGQGADLSIFSDSYFWGVLSFSIKQAVLSSVLSVVLAWPVARGLYFLPVLRGQQSFLQLCLLAFVMPTLVLITGLVVLFGRSGWLLPVLPDDWNLYGLHGILLAHIYLNMPFAIRMLRQQYNNIPDPAWRLALQLKLTGWQRFLHIEWPVLRPVLIMLLGFVFILCFNSFAVVLALGGGPQATTLEVAIYQALKYDFNIPEALSFAWTQLGIAGLLFLVLYRNGSGGWLSVDLPQSQWRPSPGKWTKGVYMCLYLLVWLFMLLPLVSLVFQAARNDLMSFDYLALLQPLMMSVGLGVIAACMAVVIGYLLLLPIREARYRGMRRRQWLMEWLATHTLIAPAMVTSVGLYVLLLPEVDLDEYGLLLVALLNTLAVVPFVVQQLRPRLLQYDMQYDQLVRNLKFSPLLRLRIEIPYLRQVLINAFALGLLLAIGDVAIFAIFGHQDLITLPWLIYSYAGTYRMSEAAMASLVLLLVCAGLMKLFVVQKPLQKATDKI from the coding sequence ATGCTGGTGATCGCGCTATTAGTACTGACCGGCAATATTGCTGTGTCAGTACTGGCTTTTCAGGGCCTGATTGGTTTTTCAGGCCAGGGCGCAGATCTCAGTATTTTCAGTGATAGTTATTTTTGGGGTGTGCTGTCGTTCTCAATAAAGCAGGCAGTGCTCAGCTCGGTGTTGTCTGTTGTTCTTGCCTGGCCGGTTGCTCGAGGTCTGTATTTTCTACCGGTGTTGCGCGGTCAGCAGTCTTTCTTGCAGTTATGTTTGTTGGCGTTTGTAATGCCAACGTTGGTGTTAATTACCGGGTTGGTTGTGCTGTTCGGGCGCTCGGGCTGGCTGCTGCCTGTATTGCCGGATGACTGGAACCTTTATGGTTTACATGGCATTTTGCTGGCGCATATTTATCTGAATATGCCATTTGCTATCAGAATGTTACGTCAGCAATATAATAATATACCTGATCCAGCATGGCGGCTTGCGTTACAGCTGAAGTTAACCGGCTGGCAGCGATTCCTGCATATTGAATGGCCGGTGCTGCGGCCGGTTCTTATTATGTTGCTCGGCTTCGTTTTTATTCTTTGCTTTAACAGTTTTGCTGTTGTGCTGGCGCTGGGTGGTGGGCCGCAGGCGACGACATTGGAAGTGGCCATTTATCAGGCGCTGAAGTATGACTTTAATATCCCGGAAGCACTTAGCTTTGCCTGGACTCAGTTAGGTATAGCAGGGCTGTTGTTTCTGGTGTTATATCGAAATGGCAGCGGTGGCTGGCTGAGTGTTGATTTGCCGCAAAGTCAGTGGCGCCCGTCACCAGGTAAGTGGACGAAGGGTGTTTATATGTGCCTGTATCTGCTTGTTTGGCTGTTTATGTTACTGCCCCTGGTGTCGCTGGTGTTTCAGGCGGCACGTAATGATTTGATGAGTTTTGATTATCTGGCTTTATTGCAGCCGCTAATGATGTCAGTTGGATTGGGCGTCATTGCTGCGTGCATGGCAGTGGTGATTGGATATTTACTGCTACTGCCAATCCGTGAAGCGAGATACCGCGGTATGCGGCGTCGTCAGTGGCTTATGGAATGGTTGGCCACACATACGCTAATCGCACCAGCGATGGTTACCAGTGTAGGTTTGTATGTGCTGTTGCTGCCTGAAGTAGATCTTGATGAATACGGGCTGTTGTTGGTTGCATTGCTAAACACGTTAGCTGTAGTTCCTTTCGTTGTGCAGCAGCTCAGGCCGCGTTTGCTTCAGTATGATATGCAGTACGATCAGTTGGTGCGCAATCTTAAGTTTTCGCCATTGCTTCGGTTGCGTATAGAAATACCATATCTACGGCAAGTACTGATTAATGCGTTTGCGTTAGGTTTGTTACTGGCAATTGGTGATGTCGCGATATTCGCTATATTCGGGCATCAGGATTTAATTACATTGCCCTGGCTAATTTATAGCTACGCAGGTACATACCGGATGAGTGAGGCGGCAATGGCGTCTCTGGTTTTGTTACTGGTATGTGCCGGATTAATGAAGCTGTTTGTGGTGCAGAAACCACTTCAAAAAGCCACTGATAAGATATAA
- a CDS encoding ATP-binding cassette domain-containing protein has protein sequence MLKIESLKILRDDKLLSYDMNIEVGERVTLQGVSGVGKTTLLLCLAGFVNAESGSVSFNGESLLQLAADQRPVAMLFQEHNLFEHLSVIKNLTLTLQAVSSEVIHAEAEHLGVSELLHKMPAQLSGGQRQRVALLRSLLRPEPIVLLDEPFAELDAKTRELAADWVQDKVEQAGKTLLLVTHQDEDVVRLSQRNIIITG, from the coding sequence ATGTTGAAGATTGAGTCTCTTAAGATACTTCGTGATGATAAATTGCTAAGTTATGACATGAATATTGAAGTCGGCGAACGCGTAACGCTGCAAGGTGTAAGTGGTGTAGGTAAAACCACATTGCTACTGTGTCTGGCTGGTTTTGTGAATGCTGAGTCTGGTTCTGTCAGCTTTAATGGCGAGTCATTGCTGCAGTTAGCTGCAGATCAGCGACCGGTCGCGATGTTGTTTCAGGAGCATAATTTGTTTGAGCACCTCAGCGTTATTAAGAACTTAACGCTGACATTGCAAGCAGTATCCTCTGAGGTTATTCATGCTGAGGCAGAGCATTTAGGAGTGTCTGAGCTGTTGCATAAGATGCCGGCGCAGTTATCAGGAGGTCAGCGTCAGCGCGTGGCCTTATTGCGCTCTCTGCTGCGTCCTGAGCCGATTGTGTTGCTGGATGAGCCCTTTGCTGAGTTAGATGCTAAAACCAGGGAGCTGGCTGCTGACTGGGTTCAGGATAAAGTAGAGCAGGCGGGTAAGACTCTGCTGCTGGTCACGCATCAGGATGAAGATGTTGTCAGGTTGTCTCAACGAAACATCATCATAACCGGCTAA
- a CDS encoding response regulator transcription factor, translating into MDKILIVDDSSFFVDGLRLSLSSLFEEATVRCASNVIQAMAILQADTGFDLIVADPDLEGVRDSDLAAVLSEFASHAPVVVMAELANPEQVHLMLESGVVAYLLKRTAKQHLSSCLQEIARDKPYLPDSVSESLYRYRNSELPEYEVIDAKLSDRQKEVLVLLANGYSNSAISASLGITESTVKSHVSKLMNTFDVDNRTSCAAEAKQMGIL; encoded by the coding sequence ATGGATAAGATTTTGATTGTCGATGATTCCTCGTTCTTTGTGGATGGTCTGAGGTTGTCGTTATCAAGTTTATTTGAAGAAGCGACAGTGCGCTGTGCGTCTAATGTTATTCAGGCTATGGCGATACTGCAGGCTGATACGGGCTTTGATCTTATTGTTGCTGATCCGGATTTAGAGGGCGTGCGAGATTCTGATTTAGCCGCAGTGCTAAGTGAGTTCGCTTCGCATGCGCCTGTTGTTGTAATGGCCGAACTGGCGAACCCTGAGCAGGTGCATCTGATGCTGGAGTCGGGCGTGGTCGCGTATTTGCTTAAGCGCACAGCTAAGCAGCATCTGAGTAGCTGTTTGCAGGAGATCGCACGGGATAAGCCGTATTTACCTGATTCAGTGAGTGAGTCGCTTTATAGATACCGTAATTCTGAATTACCTGAATATGAGGTGATTGATGCAAAGTTAAGCGACCGTCAGAAAGAGGTTTTGGTGCTGCTGGCAAATGGTTACTCTAATTCTGCTATAAGTGCTTCGCTGGGTATTACAGAAAGCACGGTTAAGTCGCACGTATCAAAGTTAATGAATACTTTTGATGTTGATAACCGTACCAGTTGTGCTGCTGAGGCAAAGCAGATGGGGATTCTGTAA
- a CDS encoding major capsid protein P2, with protein MTRIREDIQIIENATAGQRCIVRPITGRTWLDWHIEHGGLTLAQITNIKVLLVSANRTLTLQEYKDGAELDEINKRYGRKTEAGTLSFYFRRPEMETEMERMAYALGTGGLSMVRVEFDIASGTTPVIKAWGKKTAERPVQLGYLTQVVAHNSGGNAEGDNHFDSIDLRDRIAAIHIKNDKVLKAELRVDDAIAFNLDRARADFDQEGAVVPRVPYAADKGFCLDFLQAGVTDETLVMRDDKKGYRVRQMRLTTTLGASANSTVRYVTEYITSWNDLVRPAAQFA; from the coding sequence ATGACCCGTATTCGCGAAGATATTCAAATCATTGAAAACGCGACCGCTGGTCAGCGTTGTATTGTCCGTCCAATCACTGGCCGTACATGGCTCGATTGGCACATTGAGCATGGTGGTCTGACACTGGCGCAGATTACCAATATCAAGGTGCTGCTGGTGTCTGCTAATCGCACGCTAACCCTCCAGGAATACAAAGATGGTGCGGAACTTGATGAAATCAATAAGCGCTATGGCCGTAAAACTGAAGCCGGCACGCTGTCATTCTATTTCCGCCGTCCTGAGATGGAAACTGAAATGGAACGCATGGCGTATGCGCTGGGAACTGGTGGCCTGTCCATGGTCCGGGTTGAGTTCGACATTGCGTCTGGCACAACTCCAGTAATCAAAGCATGGGGCAAGAAAACCGCAGAACGTCCGGTTCAGTTGGGCTATCTAACACAGGTTGTTGCACATAACAGCGGTGGTAATGCTGAAGGTGACAATCACTTTGACTCTATTGATTTGCGTGACCGCATTGCCGCCATCCACATTAAGAATGACAAGGTGTTGAAAGCTGAATTACGGGTTGATGATGCCATTGCTTTCAATCTGGATCGTGCCCGTGCTGACTTTGATCAGGAAGGCGCTGTGGTGCCGCGTGTGCCATATGCGGCGGATAAAGGTTTCTGTCTGGACTTCCTGCAAGCCGGTGTAACCGATGAAACGTTGGTAATGCGTGATGACAAAAAGGGCTATCGAGTTCGTCAGATGCGTCTGACAACTACGCTCGGTGCAAGCGCCAATTCTACCGTTCGCTATGTCACCGAATACATTACCTCGTGGAATGATCTGGTGCGCCCGGCTGCTCAATTCGCATAA
- the gap gene encoding type I glyceraldehyde-3-phosphate dehydrogenase, whose protein sequence is MTTRVAINGFGRIGRNILRALYESGRQHEIRVVAINDLGDPASNIHLCQYDSVHGRFNTDIQLDSDQMLIGDERIAMLSEADPHALPWSELNIDIVFECTGRFTSKESAQVHLDQGAKRVLVSAPCSDSDATIVYGVNHNTLNANDRIISNASCTTNCLAPMAKILNDAIGIRQGVMTTIHAYTNDQHLSDTAGGDLYRARAAALSMIPTKTGAAQAVGLVLPEMNGKLTGMAVRVPTANVSLVDLSFIPEQDTNVDEINQLMQAAALDQYHQILHYNELPLVSVDFNHHPASCIFDSTQTLHADGLVKVFAWYDNEWGFSNRMLDTCQAIAAL, encoded by the coding sequence ATGACCACACGCGTCGCAATTAATGGTTTTGGTCGCATCGGTAGAAACATTTTGCGTGCTTTATATGAGTCCGGACGTCAGCACGAAATCAGGGTAGTAGCCATCAATGACCTTGGTGATCCCGCCAGTAATATTCACCTCTGCCAGTACGACAGCGTGCACGGTAGATTCAACACAGATATACAGTTAGATAGTGATCAAATGCTGATTGGTGATGAGCGTATTGCCATGCTCAGCGAAGCCGATCCACATGCTCTGCCCTGGTCGGAATTAAATATAGATATCGTCTTTGAATGTACCGGCCGATTCACTTCTAAAGAAAGCGCTCAGGTTCACTTAGATCAGGGCGCTAAACGGGTTTTAGTATCAGCCCCCTGCAGCGATTCAGACGCTACGATTGTTTATGGCGTGAATCACAACACTCTTAATGCCAATGACAGGATCATCTCTAACGCTTCCTGCACAACGAACTGCCTGGCACCTATGGCCAAGATACTTAATGACGCTATTGGTATTCGCCAAGGCGTTATGACGACTATTCACGCCTACACCAATGATCAACACCTGTCCGACACTGCCGGAGGCGACCTTTACCGCGCACGCGCAGCTGCACTATCGATGATTCCCACTAAAACCGGTGCTGCACAGGCTGTTGGCCTGGTATTGCCAGAAATGAACGGCAAGCTAACAGGCATGGCTGTTCGGGTGCCGACAGCCAACGTTTCTCTGGTTGATTTGAGCTTTATTCCTGAACAGGATACTAATGTAGACGAGATCAACCAGCTAATGCAGGCAGCAGCGCTGGATCAGTATCATCAGATACTGCACTACAACGAACTACCGCTCGTATCCGTCGATTTTAATCACCATCCGGCTTCCTGCATCTTTGACTCAACGCAGACCCTACACGCTGACGGCCTGGTGAAAGTATTTGCCTGGTATGACAATGAATGGGGATTCTCAAACCGTATGCTGGACACCTGCCAGGCAATTGCCGCGCTATAA
- a CDS encoding LuxR C-terminal-related transcriptional regulator translates to MESEPFPAHVVQAGASGYLTKRCAPDELLKAVCEVASGKTYFAESIKEQLSPGSGEEGTPFGLLTKREFQIFSCLAEGQPVAHIAEKMFLSPKTVHAHRANILRKLKISNNSELVHMAIRHNIVQA, encoded by the coding sequence ATGGAAAGTGAGCCATTTCCGGCCCATGTAGTTCAGGCCGGTGCCAGTGGTTATTTAACCAAGCGCTGCGCACCAGATGAATTACTAAAAGCTGTTTGTGAAGTCGCCAGTGGAAAAACGTATTTTGCCGAGAGTATAAAAGAACAGCTTTCGCCTGGCAGCGGTGAAGAAGGTACGCCTTTTGGACTGCTGACTAAGCGCGAGTTTCAGATATTCTCTTGCCTGGCAGAGGGACAGCCGGTTGCACATATTGCTGAGAAAATGTTTCTCAGTCCTAAAACAGTACATGCGCACCGGGCGAATATTTTACGGAAATTAAAAATTAGTAATAATTCTGAATTGGTACATATGGCGATTCGGCACAATATTGTTCAGGCATAA
- a CDS encoding response regulator — protein sequence MDIYLEKNATYEDVLEAIREVDVNAAVCCTEETIFTLAKEVLVKEKQAGVTVQLVDEQGFAVRQVTSKTPEEDRPTDCQLSTRQAAVVRALEKVLLHCKKEGVQLVGYSDELVAMPVQVDPEDVSPAVALDVETFGVYRGADAIIK from the coding sequence ATGGATATATATCTGGAAAAAAACGCCACGTATGAGGATGTCCTGGAAGCCATTCGAGAAGTTGATGTGAATGCAGCTGTGTGCTGTACGGAAGAAACAATTTTTACTTTAGCTAAAGAAGTTTTGGTTAAAGAAAAGCAAGCCGGCGTGACAGTGCAATTAGTCGATGAGCAGGGCTTTGCCGTCAGACAAGTAACCAGCAAAACCCCTGAAGAAGACCGACCAACAGATTGCCAGCTAAGTACACGGCAAGCTGCAGTTGTCCGGGCGCTGGAAAAAGTTTTACTTCACTGTAAAAAAGAAGGTGTACAGCTTGTTGGTTATAGCGATGAATTGGTCGCAATGCCTGTACAGGTTGATCCGGAAGATGTATCCCCAGCTGTTGCGTTAGATGTTGAGACTTTCGGTGTATACCGGGGTGCAGACGCAATCATTAAATGA
- a CDS encoding aminoglycoside phosphotransferase family protein: MQLPDEQHTNFQHACSFTGIDSWQPLSHQGSSNYLFRAKHSQQLLRINASPERAVGVCRSRETSIMQLLQRHTWMVEVIENQPDNGWCYLKDYGDQPEAAIEKAAKHQLLEIITELQKIPVTATDLNFEFGAIWSTYEQIVSDNQDNPLKQQACIALSNELNETKRLQQQLPTTPKVLGHQDLHLGNLTLDGTQLILLDWEYAGICQPWLDAAGLISKFSYTPAEVNQLPAFQHLNSQSFATAIDIAQRFNNQLEVLWLQAREISDTGKQ; encoded by the coding sequence TTGCAACTTCCTGACGAACAGCACACAAACTTTCAACACGCATGTAGCTTTACTGGCATAGATAGCTGGCAACCTCTGAGCCACCAGGGCAGTAGCAACTACCTGTTCAGAGCGAAGCACTCACAGCAACTATTGCGCATTAACGCATCCCCTGAACGTGCTGTTGGTGTGTGCCGCTCCAGAGAAACCAGCATAATGCAGCTTTTGCAGCGTCATACCTGGATGGTAGAAGTGATAGAGAACCAGCCTGATAATGGCTGGTGCTACTTAAAGGACTACGGCGACCAACCTGAAGCAGCTATTGAGAAAGCCGCTAAGCACCAGCTTTTAGAAATTATTACCGAGCTACAAAAGATCCCGGTTACCGCAACCGATCTTAACTTTGAGTTCGGCGCGATCTGGTCAACCTATGAGCAAATAGTTAGTGATAATCAGGACAACCCTCTAAAACAGCAGGCCTGCATTGCATTAAGCAATGAGCTGAATGAAACAAAGCGACTGCAACAGCAACTTCCCACCACACCTAAAGTACTCGGCCATCAGGACCTTCATCTCGGTAACCTGACACTGGACGGCACACAGCTAATATTGCTTGACTGGGAATACGCAGGCATCTGCCAGCCCTGGCTGGATGCGGCAGGGCTTATCAGCAAGTTTAGTTACACCCCTGCAGAGGTAAATCAGCTGCCGGCATTTCAGCACCTGAATTCACAGAGCTTTGCTACAGCAATAGATATTGCACAGAGATTTAATAATCAGCTTGAAGTGCTATGGCTACAGGCACGGGAAATCTCAGATACAGGCAAACAATAA
- the thiB gene encoding thiamine ABC transporter substrate binding subunit, which yields MAKFKSALMASAVSLSLGVTYSATAAQAEPLNVYTYDSFVSEWGPGPKLEAAFEAQCNCDVNFIAVDDGVSILNRLRVEGKKNKADVIVGLDDALIEETRATGLIADHKVKLPALRTELNWQDKQFVPFDMGYFAFIYDSSKIAEPAKSLRELIDSDASVIYQDPRTSTPGQGLMMWVESVYGDDSEAAWKQLSEHTVTVTKGWWEAYSMFLEGGADYVLSYTTSPAYHVVVEEKTNYKAAPFSEGHVAQVEVAAVLNTSKQPELAQQFVQFMVSPEAQQILPVTNWMLPVAQGTELPEIFSRLADVDRIGFSSEEVAEKRKSWIREWRSAAAK from the coding sequence ATGGCTAAGTTTAAGTCAGCGCTGATGGCATCTGCTGTATCACTGTCTTTAGGTGTAACGTATTCGGCAACGGCTGCTCAGGCTGAACCATTAAATGTCTATACCTATGATTCCTTCGTTTCAGAGTGGGGCCCGGGCCCTAAGCTTGAAGCAGCGTTTGAAGCGCAATGTAACTGCGATGTGAATTTCATTGCGGTTGATGATGGTGTAAGTATTCTCAATCGTTTGCGCGTTGAAGGTAAAAAGAACAAAGCAGATGTGATTGTCGGTCTTGATGATGCATTGATCGAAGAAACCCGTGCAACTGGCCTGATTGCTGATCATAAAGTAAAGCTGCCAGCATTGCGTACTGAACTGAATTGGCAGGATAAGCAGTTTGTACCTTTCGATATGGGTTACTTCGCGTTTATTTATGATTCCAGCAAGATAGCTGAACCTGCTAAGTCGCTTCGTGAACTGATCGACAGTGATGCCAGTGTGATCTATCAGGATCCGCGTACCAGTACGCCTGGTCAGGGTCTGATGATGTGGGTTGAATCCGTTTACGGTGATGATTCCGAAGCGGCCTGGAAGCAGCTAAGTGAGCATACTGTTACTGTCACCAAAGGTTGGTGGGAAGCTTACAGCATGTTCCTGGAAGGCGGTGCGGACTACGTCTTAAGTTACACGACTTCACCGGCGTATCATGTTGTTGTAGAAGAAAAAACTAACTACAAAGCAGCGCCATTTAGTGAAGGTCATGTTGCTCAGGTAGAGGTTGCAGCGGTATTGAATACCAGCAAGCAGCCTGAGCTGGCGCAGCAATTTGTACAGTTTATGGTGTCGCCAGAAGCGCAGCAGATTTTGCCGGTAACTAACTGGATGCTGCCAGTTGCGCAAGGTACTGAGCTACCAGAAATTTTCAGTCGTTTGGCTGATGTAGACCGAATAGGTTTTAGTTCTGAAGAAGTGGCTGAAAAGCGCAAGTCTTGGATTCGCGAATGGCGCAGTGCTGCAGCGAAGTAA
- a CDS encoding response regulator codes for MSELIRVLLVDDHPVVRAGFQRLLDNDSRIDIIAEASSGQEAVEKYFETNPGVIIMDLSMPQDNTEREGMQAYGGLEAIRKIRAKDPKAKVLF; via the coding sequence ATGAGTGAATTGATCAGAGTTCTATTAGTTGACGATCACCCTGTAGTACGGGCAGGTTTTCAGCGACTGCTTGATAATGATAGCCGCATAGACATTATCGCCGAGGCGAGCAGTGGTCAGGAAGCTGTTGAAAAATACTTCGAGACCAACCCCGGCGTAATAATTATGGATCTTTCCATGCCGCAGGATAATACCGAACGTGAAGGTATGCAGGCGTATGGTGGATTAGAAGCTATTCGAAAAATCCGTGCTAAAGACCCTAAAGCCAAAGTTTTGTTTTAA
- a CDS encoding DNA-binding protein has translation MSEHDSTYQKVFIAADELLALGQRPTQQSVRDLLGTGSLTTINKALNAWWQSLGERLQMQRQRPDIPEQIFNMANQIWEQALAHSAAENSAKRQALELEYADKMTALKAQETALITQKAVGYSVTDTQSEQKVIQLTNEKLSLSQHNQRLEGEIVNLREAHQNAQQQIIQQDLRIQSLEADKSAKEQEVQRLHSLILSLNK, from the coding sequence ATGAGCGAACACGATTCTACTTATCAGAAAGTCTTCATTGCCGCAGATGAATTGCTTGCGCTTGGTCAGCGGCCTACGCAGCAATCAGTTCGGGATTTGCTTGGAACCGGCAGCCTGACAACCATCAATAAAGCCCTGAATGCCTGGTGGCAAAGTTTGGGTGAGCGGCTACAAATGCAGCGTCAGCGCCCGGATATTCCGGAGCAAATTTTTAATATGGCTAACCAGATTTGGGAGCAGGCGCTGGCCCATTCTGCAGCTGAAAATTCAGCTAAACGGCAAGCGCTGGAATTGGAATATGCAGATAAAATGACGGCGCTTAAAGCCCAGGAAACAGCATTGATTACACAAAAAGCTGTTGGCTATTCTGTGACCGATACCCAAAGCGAGCAGAAAGTAATTCAATTAACTAATGAAAAATTAAGTCTCTCGCAGCATAATCAAAGACTTGAAGGCGAAATTGTGAATTTGCGCGAAGCACATCAAAACGCTCAGCAGCAAATTATTCAGCAGGATTTGCGGATTCAGTCACTTGAAGCTGATAAATCTGCCAAAGAACAGGAAGTGCAGCGCCTGCATTCACTTATCCTGAGTCTGAATAAATAG
- a CDS encoding YmfQ family protein encodes MAVADYRQQLIALSPPGQAWNIQRGSDYTGLLEVFAIALSRVGDHIQTSLDELDPRTATYLLPEWERCLDLPDRCAPANQTLQQRREAAHAKYVMRGGQSKAYFIKLAERLGYIITIDIYRPFIAGLSRCGEALQPEDCRFNWRVNIPGNRAVYFRTGESAAGESLLHIVSASELECVFRRLQPSHTDLFFNYQ; translated from the coding sequence ATGGCCGTAGCAGATTACCGGCAACAGCTGATAGCACTATCGCCACCAGGTCAGGCTTGGAATATTCAGCGGGGTAGCGACTATACCGGCCTGCTTGAGGTGTTTGCGATCGCATTAAGCCGGGTCGGTGATCATATTCAGACTTCGCTTGATGAGCTCGATCCAAGAACTGCCACATACCTGCTTCCAGAGTGGGAGCGCTGCTTAGACCTTCCAGATAGGTGCGCGCCTGCCAATCAAACATTACAGCAGCGCCGCGAAGCTGCACATGCCAAATATGTAATGAGAGGCGGGCAGAGCAAAGCTTATTTTATAAAGCTTGCCGAAAGGCTGGGTTACATAATAACGATAGATATCTACCGGCCCTTTATAGCGGGACTTTCCCGGTGTGGGGAGGCGTTGCAACCGGAAGATTGCCGATTTAATTGGCGAGTGAATATACCCGGCAATCGTGCGGTGTATTTTCGAACAGGTGAATCTGCCGCCGGCGAGTCACTGCTTCATATAGTTTCTGCAAGCGAATTGGAATGCGTATTTCGTCGCTTGCAACCTTCCCATACCGATTTATTTTTCAATTACCAGTGA